A single region of the Glycine max cultivar Williams 82 chromosome 20, Glycine_max_v4.0, whole genome shotgun sequence genome encodes:
- the LOC100780821 gene encoding amidase 1 — protein sequence METASDYGAFMEKFTLPPNSAPSLPLNSLTFAVKEIFDVEGYVTGFGNPDWARTHTVATSTAPTVLALLRAGATCVGKTVMDEMAYSINGENIHYGTPRNPCAPDRVPGGSSSGSAVAVGAELVDFSLGTDTGGSVRVPASYCGIFGFRPSHGAISESGVIPMSQSFDTVGWFARDPMILSRVGGVILQLPDVAPPIRPTCIIIAEDCFQLSSTPFDVVTGTVIQAVEKLYGGDVLKHEILGDYVKTNVPSLKHFMSKENTDQIYSIPSLAALSSAMRLLQRYEFKNNHGEWISAVKPDLGPGISERVSDALRTTGENIDICYSIKKELHDALAALLGDFGALMIPTVPGPPPKLQTNTSDLEIFRARAFSLLSIAGVSGFCQVSIPLGMYNNLPLSISLVARHGADRFLLHLVESLYDSIKDRKQHITEHKL from the exons ATGGAGACAGCCTCAGACTATGGAGCATTCATGGAGAAATTCACTTTACCACCAAATTCTGCACCCTCTCTTCCTCTTAATTCACTCACCTTTGCAGTCAAAGAGAT TTTTGACGTGGAAGGATATGTGACCGGTTTCGGTAATCCTGACTGGGCAAGGACTCATACAGTGGCTACCTCTACTGCTCCAACAGTTTTGGCTCTCCTCAGAGCAGGTGCCACTTGTGTTGGTAAAACTGTCATGGATGAAATGGCTTACAG TATAAATGGAGAGAATATACATTATGGAACACCTAGAAATCCTTGTGCACCTGACCGGGTTCCTGGAGGATCTTCTAGTGGCTCTGCTGTTGCAGTTGGTGCTGAGCTTGTGGACTTCTCATTAG GAACCGATACTGGAGGAAGTGTAAGAGTGCCTGCATCATACTGTGGGATTTTTGGTTTTCGCCCTTCTCATGGTGCTATCTCAGAATCAGGAGTTATCCCTATGTCGCAAAGTTTTGACACCGTGG GATGGTTTGCCAGGGATCCAATGATTTTGAGCAGAGTAGGAGGTGTAATTCTACAATTGCCAGATGTAGCACCACCAATTAGACCTACTTGCATTATCATTGCAGAGGACTGTTTCCAGCTTTCGAGCACTCCATTTGATGTAGTTACAGGAACTGTCATCCAAGCGGTAGAGAAGTTATATGGAG GGGATGTATTGAAGCATGAAATCCTTGGAGACTATGTGAAGACCAATGTTCCAAGTTTGAAACATTTCATGAGTAAAGAGAATACAGACCAAATATATagcattccatcactggctgcACTTTCAAGTGCCATGCGGTTGCTTCAAAG GTAtgaattcaagaataatcatgGTGAATGGATCAGTGCAGTTAAACCAGATTTAGGTCCTGGAATATCAGAACGTGTATCAGATGCCTTAAGGACAACAGGGGAGAACATTGATATCTGTTATTCTATAAAAAAGGAACTACACGATGCTCTTGCGGCTCTTCTTGGG GATTTTGGAGCTCTCATGATCCCCACAGTTCCAGGGCCTCCCCCAAAACTACAAACAAATACATCTGACTTGGAAATTTTTCGTGCAAGGGCTTTTAGCCTGCTGTCCATTGCTGGAGTTTCTGGATTTTGTCAG GTAAGCATACCACTAGGGATGTATAATAACCTTCCCCTATCAATTTCTCTGGTGGCCAGACATGGTGCAGATAGATTTTTACTTCACCTTGTTGAGAGTCTTTATGACA